Proteins found in one Ctenopharyngodon idella isolate HZGC_01 chromosome 16, HZGC01, whole genome shotgun sequence genomic segment:
- the pmvk gene encoding phosphomevalonate kinase, whose amino-acid sequence MSAKNTLHAMTPAQPRIILLFSGKRKSGKDYVTDLLQHRLTAEMCCILRLSAPLKLQYAQDHNLDYEELLGCGQYKEEYRADMIRWGEMKRRQDSGFFCRLAIQHAARPVWIISDCRRRSDVQWFRQEFPDLCVCVRVEASEQTRSQRGWRFTAGVDDAESECGLDEGVKFDWIIKNDGDDDVLEKQLEELLSLVTSRLDSHTLDDMKTQQ is encoded by the exons ATGAGTGCGAAGAACACGTTACATGCAATGACTCCTGCACAGCCGAGGATTATCCTGTTATTCAGCGGGAAGCGGAAGTCGgggaaggattatgtgacagaTTTACTTCAGCACAG GCTGACCGCAGAGATGTGCTGCATACTCAGACTGTCTGCGCCCCTCAAACTGCAGTATGCACAG GATCATAATCTGGACTATGAGGAGCTGTTGGGCTGCGGTCAGTATAAGGAGGAATATCGAGCCGACATGATCCGCTGGGGTGAGATGAAGAGACGGCAGGACTCGGGCTTCTTCTGCAGACTGGCCATCCAACACGCGGCGCGGCCCGTCTGG ATCATCAGTGACTGCCGGAGGAGGTCGGACGTGCAGTGGTTCCGTCAGGAGTTTCCcgatctctgtgtgtgtgttcgggTGGAGGCGTCGGAGCAGACCAGATCTCAGAGGGGCTGGAGATTCACCGCAG GTGTGGACGACGCCGAGTCCGAGTGCGGATTGGACGAGGGTGTGAAGTTTGACTGGATCATCAAGAACGACGGAGACGATGATGTTCTGGAGAAACAGCTGGAGGAGCTGCTGTCACTGGTCACGTCACGACTGGACTCACACACACTCGATGACATGAAAACACAGCAATGA